A genomic region of Streptomyces rimosus contains the following coding sequences:
- a CDS encoding LLM class F420-dependent oxidoreductase — MELRIFTEPQQGATYDTLLRVARAAEDLNYGAFFRSDHYLHMGSTDGLPGPTDAWITLAGLARETTRIRLGTLMTAGTFRLPGVLAIQVAQVDQMSGGRIDFGLGSGWYEDEHKAYGIPFPKEKFGRLEEQLAIITGLWKTPTGERFSFDGKFYQLTDSPALPKPAQPKVPVLIGGHGVKRTPALAAEYADEFNIPFASLDDTEQQFKRVRAAAEQRGRDADDLVYSNALVACVGRNDAEVKRRADAIGREVEELKANGLAGSPAEVVERLGRFRAVGSQRVYLQMLDLTDLDQLELIASEVMPQVA, encoded by the coding sequence ATGGAACTCCGGATCTTCACCGAGCCCCAGCAGGGGGCCACCTACGACACCCTTCTCCGCGTCGCCCGGGCCGCCGAGGACCTCAACTACGGCGCCTTCTTCCGTTCCGACCACTACCTGCACATGGGCAGCACCGACGGGCTGCCCGGCCCGACGGACGCCTGGATCACCCTGGCCGGCCTGGCCCGGGAGACCACCCGCATCCGGCTGGGCACCCTGATGACGGCCGGCACCTTCCGCCTCCCCGGCGTACTCGCCATCCAGGTCGCCCAGGTCGACCAGATGTCGGGCGGCCGGATCGACTTCGGCCTGGGCTCCGGCTGGTACGAGGACGAGCACAAGGCGTACGGCATCCCCTTCCCCAAGGAAAAGTTCGGCCGCCTGGAGGAGCAGCTCGCGATCATCACCGGGCTGTGGAAGACGCCCACCGGCGAACGCTTCAGCTTCGACGGGAAGTTCTACCAGCTGACCGACTCGCCCGCGCTGCCGAAGCCGGCCCAGCCCAAGGTGCCGGTGCTCATCGGCGGGCACGGCGTCAAGCGCACCCCCGCGCTCGCCGCCGAGTACGCGGACGAATTCAACATCCCCTTCGCCTCGTTGGACGACACCGAGCAGCAGTTCAAGCGGGTACGGGCGGCCGCCGAGCAGCGCGGCCGCGACGCCGACGACCTCGTCTACTCCAACGCCCTGGTCGCCTGCGTCGGCAGGAACGACGCGGAGGTCAAGCGCCGCGCGGACGCCATCGGCCGCGAGGTCGAGGAACTGAAGGCCAACGGCCTGGCCGGCTCCCCCGCCGAGGTCGTCGAACGCCTCGGCCGCTTCCGGGCCGTGGGCTCGCAGCGGGTGTATCTCCAGATGCTGGATCTGACCGATCTCGATCAGCTGGAGCTGATTGCTTCCGAGGTTATGCCGCAGGTGGCATGA
- a CDS encoding PP2C family protein-serine/threonine phosphatase, protein MAGEAFADAYPGAEGYGRLEALLEHAQRAAPTDMPDLVNQHAAALGLRHVSLYLVDIQQRQLCPLGSGQPSLAVDGSHAGWTYRTLAMRVEDVEGPEGGIRVWLPLVDGVERLGVMEAHTELLDSERLRRCRSLAALLAPIITSKRAYSDTFVRQARTQPMRLPAEMVRAFLPPRTIGNEQAVSTAVLEPAYELGGDAFDHSMTQNTLHAAIIDSMGHDLAAGLATSVALAGCRSGRRAGEDLRETVDTVDQALFEWLPDRFATGIFLQLDLDDGRLRWINCGHPPPLLIRRHTVLDHALERPGQLPLGLPGALSPDPRTVHVADLEPGDRVLLYTDGVTEARDSQGRLFGLERFTDMIIRATAGGELAFETLRRLIHYIVGDEGNELRDDATLLLVEWLPGPWGPGGDVPAG, encoded by the coding sequence ATGGCCGGGGAAGCCTTTGCGGACGCCTACCCGGGCGCCGAGGGCTACGGAAGGCTCGAAGCGCTGCTGGAGCACGCCCAGCGCGCGGCGCCGACGGACATGCCCGACCTGGTGAACCAGCATGCCGCGGCCCTCGGCCTGCGGCACGTGAGCCTCTATCTGGTCGACATCCAGCAGCGGCAGCTGTGCCCGCTGGGCAGCGGGCAGCCGTCACTCGCCGTGGACGGCTCGCACGCCGGATGGACGTACCGCACCCTGGCCATGCGCGTGGAGGACGTGGAAGGCCCCGAGGGCGGCATCCGGGTGTGGCTGCCGCTGGTGGACGGGGTGGAGCGGCTGGGCGTCATGGAGGCGCACACCGAACTGCTGGACAGTGAGCGCCTGCGCCGCTGCCGTTCGCTGGCGGCGCTGCTGGCCCCCATCATCACCTCGAAGCGGGCCTACAGCGACACGTTCGTACGCCAGGCCCGTACGCAGCCGATGCGGCTGCCCGCCGAGATGGTACGGGCCTTCCTGCCGCCCCGCACGATCGGCAACGAGCAGGCGGTGTCCACCGCGGTGCTGGAGCCCGCGTACGAGCTGGGCGGCGACGCGTTCGACCACTCCATGACGCAGAACACGCTGCACGCCGCCATCATCGACTCGATGGGCCACGACCTGGCCGCCGGTCTGGCCACCTCGGTCGCCCTGGCGGGCTGCCGCAGCGGCCGGCGCGCCGGGGAGGACCTGCGCGAGACGGTGGACACCGTCGACCAGGCGCTGTTCGAGTGGCTGCCCGACCGGTTCGCCACCGGTATCTTCCTCCAGCTGGACCTGGACGACGGGCGGCTGCGCTGGATCAACTGCGGCCACCCGCCGCCGCTGCTCATCCGCCGGCACACCGTCCTCGACCACGCGCTGGAGCGCCCCGGCCAGCTGCCGCTGGGCCTGCCCGGGGCGCTGTCCCCGGACCCCCGGACCGTCCATGTGGCGGATCTGGAGCCCGGCGACCGGGTGCTGCTGTACACCGACGGCGTAACCGAGGCGCGCGACTCGCAGGGCAGGCTCTTCGGCCTGGAACGCTTCACGGACATGATCATCCGGGCGACGGCGGGCGGCGAGCTGGCCTTCGAGACGCTGCGCCGCCTGATCCACTACATCGTCGGCGACGAGGGCAACGAGCTGCGCGACGATGCAACCCTGCTGCTCGTGGAGTGGCTCCCGGGCCCCTGGGGACCGGGCGGGGACGTACCCGCCGGGTGA
- a CDS encoding quercetin 2,3-dioxygenase yields MTIEYATRYRRASRIPAEPGKPYFIEKGEGDRAHLFGDLVTVYAGGEQTGNMFNFFTCEGPKGDLIPAHLHSDTYEVFYVTQGAVRLFAEDTEGQQQEKLLTPGDFGFVPANCPHAYRMERHHSQIVGVAAGPGGTFERFFESLGAPTEQLGLPREPLVPEEEKFGTVPRRYDVRFLPGHRWRTRQP; encoded by the coding sequence GTGACCATCGAGTACGCCACGCGGTACCGCCGGGCCTCGCGCATACCCGCCGAGCCGGGCAAGCCGTACTTCATCGAGAAGGGCGAGGGGGACCGCGCCCACCTGTTCGGCGACCTGGTCACCGTCTACGCGGGCGGGGAGCAGACCGGGAACATGTTCAACTTCTTCACCTGCGAGGGGCCGAAAGGCGACTTGATCCCGGCCCACCTGCACTCCGACACGTATGAGGTCTTCTACGTCACCCAGGGCGCGGTCCGGCTGTTCGCCGAGGACACCGAGGGGCAGCAGCAGGAGAAGCTGCTGACGCCCGGCGACTTCGGCTTCGTGCCCGCGAACTGCCCGCACGCCTACCGCATGGAGCGCCACCACAGTCAGATCGTCGGCGTCGCGGCGGGACCCGGCGGCACCTTCGAGCGGTTCTTCGAGAGCCTCGGCGCGCCGACGGAGCAGCTCGGGCTGCCGCGTGAGCCCCTCGTACCGGAAGAGGAGAAGTTCGGGACCGTACCCCGGCGGTACGACGTGCGCTTCCTGCCCGGCCACCGGTGGCGAACCCGGCAGCCGTAA
- a CDS encoding MarR family winged helix-turn-helix transcriptional regulator, whose protein sequence is MDPVTDPATDLVVPPPPRRNLPQLLGDARRWFEEALLAAMNAAGGPPVTSTQVQLFAVLDAEGTTVATLARRMGVARQTAHQAVHGLVAAGLLEQIPDPASARQRLIRRTAKGESAHRRAECFLQGLERQLAERIGHEAVNTLRKTLETPWGPPPVP, encoded by the coding sequence ATGGACCCAGTTACGGACCCGGCTACAGACCTGGTTGTGCCGCCCCCGCCCCGCCGCAACCTCCCCCAGTTGCTCGGTGACGCGCGACGCTGGTTCGAGGAGGCGCTTCTGGCGGCCATGAACGCGGCCGGCGGCCCGCCGGTGACCTCCACCCAGGTCCAGCTCTTCGCCGTACTGGACGCAGAAGGCACCACCGTCGCCACGCTGGCCCGGCGGATGGGCGTGGCCCGGCAGACCGCGCATCAGGCCGTGCACGGCCTCGTCGCCGCGGGCCTGCTGGAACAGATTCCCGACCCCGCTTCGGCCCGGCAACGGCTGATCCGCCGTACCGCGAAAGGCGAAAGCGCCCACCGGCGAGCCGAATGCTTTCTTCAAGGTCTGGAACGCCAACTCGCCGAACGCATCGGCCACGAAGCGGTCAACACTCTCCGCAAAACCCTCGAAACCCCCTGGGGCCCGCCTCCGGTCCCATAA
- a CDS encoding phosphotransferase family protein — protein sequence MTDHDEVGDVRPLALAWVSRHLEVGERVVRAEALYGGITAEMRRLTIGTRDGGTRELVLRTFVDPFYVGYAEDWLSRETGALNLLAGTGVPAPGLVAVDPAAAHCEYPSLLMTHLEGRTVLDDEGLETRLSLLARQLVAIHAVRPIERPREYVALTTPESVVVPEGADEGVWAAAIDVIRRPAPPYEGRFLHRDFQPGNVLFDVPPTGAADARISGVVDWAATSWGPADLDVAHCATTLALLHGPAWGLRFADAYEEAGGALAADASERKYWLVRDGLAASEEVGEVAQVWRKAGRTELTTRVVEERLDAYVTALMETPG from the coding sequence ATGACTGACCACGACGAGGTGGGGGACGTTCGGCCGTTGGCGTTGGCTTGGGTGAGTCGGCACCTGGAGGTTGGTGAACGGGTCGTCAGGGCCGAGGCTCTGTATGGCGGAATTACCGCCGAAATGCGGAGGCTGACCATTGGCACGCGAGACGGGGGCACCCGTGAACTGGTGCTTCGGACCTTTGTCGACCCGTTCTACGTGGGGTACGCCGAGGACTGGTTGAGTAGGGAGACCGGCGCCCTGAACCTGCTTGCGGGGACCGGTGTGCCGGCTCCTGGGCTCGTCGCGGTTGATCCGGCCGCCGCGCATTGCGAGTATCCGTCGCTTCTGATGACGCATCTGGAGGGCCGGACGGTCCTCGACGACGAGGGCTTGGAGACGCGCCTTTCCCTGCTGGCCCGTCAGCTCGTCGCCATCCATGCGGTGCGGCCCATCGAGCGGCCCCGGGAGTATGTGGCGTTGACGACCCCCGAGAGTGTCGTGGTTCCGGAGGGGGCCGACGAGGGGGTATGGGCCGCGGCGATCGACGTGATCCGCAGGCCCGCGCCACCCTATGAAGGGCGATTTCTGCACCGGGACTTCCAGCCCGGAAATGTGCTGTTCGACGTGCCGCCCACGGGGGCGGCGGATGCCCGGATCTCCGGCGTTGTTGACTGGGCGGCGACTTCTTGGGGCCCGGCGGATCTCGATGTGGCGCACTGCGCGACCACTCTCGCGCTGCTGCACGGACCGGCGTGGGGGCTGCGGTTCGCCGACGCGTACGAGGAGGCCGGTGGAGCGCTGGCCGCGGACGCGAGCGAGCGGAAGTACTGGCTGGTGCGGGATGGGCTGGCCGCCTCGGAAGAGGTGGGGGAGGTGGCGCAGGTATGGCGGAAGGCAGGCAGAACAGAGCTGACGACGCGGGTCGTGGAGGAGCGGCTGGACGCCTATGTCACCGCCCTGATGGAGACGCCGGGCTGA